Proteins from a genomic interval of Symmachiella macrocystis:
- a CDS encoding GxxExxY protein produces MLLYEKLSSEIFGAAIEVHRQLGPGLLESAYQRCLCHELNLREIPFRKEIELPVQYKGMCLDCAYRIDILVDEKIVLELKAVEQLDKIHEAQLLTYLKLSQKRVGLLMNFNVPLMKHGIKRMAL; encoded by the coding sequence ATGTTGCTCTACGAGAAACTTTCTAGCGAGATTTTTGGTGCCGCCATTGAGGTCCATCGGCAATTGGGTCCGGGGTTATTGGAATCGGCGTATCAAAGGTGTTTATGCCACGAATTGAATCTCCGAGAGATTCCCTTCCGGAAAGAAATCGAGTTACCGGTTCAATACAAGGGAATGTGTTTGGATTGTGCCTACCGGATCGACATTCTTGTTGACGAAAAAATCGTTTTAGAACTCAAGGCCGTCGAACAACTGGACAAAATCCACGAAGCCCAGCTACTAACCTATTTGAAACTCAGCCAAAAGCGTGTGGGACTGTTAATGAACTTCAACGTCCCCCTCATGAAGCACGGCATAAAACGCATGGCACTATAG
- a CDS encoding glycosyltransferase yields MNGQGPEVEVGIIYTGERHFMTPLIASLAASDGTDNVGLILVDNCSADGTGDWEQTFPATQVIHNEQRLGYAENLNRILKASTARYILLMNTDMHFDIDSRCVSRMVEFMDAYPDCGLASCGIYHPDGNYAHPARRFQTIKTIAARRLGMEMIFPKAIADYLCMEQDHSGTVDCDWVSGCFMLLRRETYEQVGAFDNRFAKYFEDVDMCRRVSQAGWRVMINGAARCYHHEQRGSKSVLSRDALLHLQSYLRWISKWGFDSGQSNRRAA; encoded by the coding sequence ATGAACGGCCAAGGTCCCGAGGTTGAAGTCGGCATCATTTATACCGGTGAACGGCACTTTATGACGCCGCTGATCGCGTCGCTGGCAGCGTCGGATGGGACCGATAATGTGGGGCTGATTCTTGTCGACAATTGTTCCGCTGACGGGACCGGGGATTGGGAGCAAACCTTCCCTGCTACACAGGTGATTCACAACGAGCAGCGGCTGGGCTATGCCGAGAATCTCAACCGGATTCTCAAAGCGTCAACGGCGCGCTACATCTTGTTGATGAACACCGACATGCATTTCGATATCGATTCGCGCTGCGTTTCGCGGATGGTCGAATTCATGGATGCCTATCCCGATTGCGGCTTGGCCAGTTGCGGGATTTATCATCCCGACGGCAACTACGCGCACCCCGCTCGACGATTCCAAACCATCAAGACGATCGCAGCGCGGCGGTTGGGAATGGAGATGATTTTTCCCAAGGCGATCGCGGATTACCTCTGCATGGAGCAGGACCACAGCGGCACGGTCGACTGCGACTGGGTGTCGGGTTGTTTCATGCTGCTCCGTCGCGAAACGTACGAACAGGTCGGCGCGTTCGACAACCGGTTTGCCAAGTATTTTGAAGACGTCGACATGTGCCGCCGCGTGTCCCAGGCGGGTTGGCGCGTCATGATCAACGGGGCTGCTCGTTGCTATCATCACGAGCAACGCGGCAGCAAAAGCGTCCTCTCCCGCGATGCGCTGTTGCATCTGCAATCGTATCTGCGCTGGATCTCAAAATGGGGCTTCGACTCCGGCCAATCCAATCGCCGTGCGGCATAG
- the dprA gene encoding DNA-processing protein DprA, translating to MTDILQDDELLLDALRLSLVTGIGPRLTQVLLERFGTPREVLAAPPDMLRAVPGIGPKVAAALFEARSSDAAQLVLARCRQRGVNLLAPHRADYPNMLREIPDPPAVLYCQGQFEPRDSLAIAMVGSRSCSHYGRQIAEKLAGGLARAGMTVVSGLARGIDGFAHRGALQAGGRTIAVLATGVDEIYPAEHVELAREVAAQGAVVSESSLGQKPLAGLFPQRNRIISGLSLGVIVVEASRKSGALHTARHAMEQGREVFAIPGRIDSPASGGCHDLIRDGARLVTSVDDVLEELGPLTEPVALPKQSSPPPEQSAPPATEEVHSPRELSLSDQERQILSLVPKESVHIDEILRHADIEHSRILSTLTVLEMKRMVRRYPGGNYCRC from the coding sequence GTGACCGACATCCTCCAAGACGATGAACTGTTGCTCGACGCCCTGCGGCTTAGCCTCGTGACGGGGATCGGGCCGCGGCTGACTCAAGTGCTGCTTGAGCGGTTCGGCACACCCCGAGAGGTGTTGGCTGCGCCGCCCGACATGTTGCGTGCTGTGCCGGGCATCGGACCGAAAGTTGCTGCTGCGCTGTTTGAGGCGCGGAGTAGCGATGCGGCGCAATTGGTCCTCGCGCGTTGTCGGCAACGGGGAGTGAACTTGCTAGCGCCGCACCGCGCGGACTATCCAAATATGCTGCGAGAAATCCCCGACCCGCCGGCGGTACTCTATTGCCAGGGTCAGTTCGAACCGCGCGATTCTTTGGCCATTGCGATGGTCGGTTCACGAAGCTGTTCGCATTACGGGCGGCAAATTGCGGAAAAATTGGCCGGTGGGTTGGCCCGCGCCGGAATGACGGTCGTCAGCGGATTGGCGCGGGGCATTGATGGCTTCGCGCATCGCGGCGCTCTACAAGCCGGCGGTCGCACGATTGCCGTACTTGCGACCGGTGTGGACGAAATCTACCCGGCCGAGCATGTCGAGTTGGCTCGTGAAGTCGCAGCGCAGGGCGCGGTAGTTAGTGAATCGTCGTTGGGACAAAAACCGTTGGCGGGATTGTTCCCGCAACGCAATCGCATCATCAGCGGATTGTCATTGGGGGTGATCGTCGTCGAGGCCTCACGAAAAAGCGGCGCGCTGCATACCGCGCGGCATGCTATGGAACAGGGCCGCGAAGTCTTCGCCATCCCCGGCCGGATCGACTCCCCCGCTAGCGGCGGTTGTCATGACCTCATTCGTGACGGCGCACGCCTGGTGACGTCGGTCGATGATGTCCTCGAAGAACTCGGCCCGTTGACCGAACCGGTCGCGCTTCCCAAACAGTCGTCGCCACCGCCGGAACAAAGTGCTCCCCCGGCCACCGAGGAGGTCCACAGTCCGCGGGAATTATCGCTCAGCGATCAGGAACGGCAGATTCTGAGTTTGGTCCCCAAGGAGTCCGTGCACATCGACGAAATCCTCCGCCACGCTGACATCGAACATTCCCGTATCTTGTCGACATTGACGGTCTTGGAAATGAAACGCATGGTGCGGCGGTACCCCGGCGGGAACTATTGCCGCTGTTGA
- a CDS encoding FtsW/RodA/SpoVE family cell cycle protein produces the protein MNRGEWFRRLPWMIVFCTVSLALCGLSGIAHGDALAGEGAFFERQVVWLVISLPAMLAATLVPYQLFKRNSYLLFGISLVLLLAVYFFPIRNGSHRWIPLGVMNFQPSELAKLAYILALARYLMYRANYRNLTGLLVPFLLSLVPLALILREPDLGTAMLFLPVLFAMLFAAGARTRHLVSIACLGIAVLPLLWMGMSAEQKSRIVTLFVQQDSGRAPAGDGYHLHQSKQVIALGGVWGSETTGMAVDDPRAYHLPAARTDFIFCMIGERWGLVGCAVMLVLYLFLFARGLAVAASTREPFGRLIAVGIVALLAAQTVINTGMVVGLMPITGLTLPLASYGGSSLLFTCVALGLLMNVALRPGYHIASEPFRFSRG, from the coding sequence GTGAATCGTGGGGAGTGGTTTCGCCGGCTGCCGTGGATGATCGTGTTTTGCACGGTCTCGTTGGCGCTGTGCGGACTGTCGGGAATTGCCCATGGCGACGCGCTCGCCGGAGAAGGTGCCTTCTTCGAACGGCAAGTCGTCTGGCTGGTCATCTCGCTCCCCGCGATGTTGGCCGCGACGCTGGTGCCGTATCAGTTGTTCAAACGCAATAGCTACTTGCTGTTCGGCATCAGCTTGGTGCTGTTGTTGGCGGTCTATTTTTTCCCGATTCGCAACGGCTCGCATCGTTGGATTCCGCTGGGCGTGATGAATTTCCAACCCTCGGAACTGGCCAAGCTGGCTTACATTCTGGCGCTGGCTCGCTATTTGATGTACCGCGCCAACTACCGCAATCTGACCGGACTGCTTGTGCCGTTTTTGTTGTCGCTCGTTCCGTTGGCGCTGATTCTCCGCGAACCTGACCTGGGAACGGCGATGTTGTTCCTGCCGGTGCTGTTCGCCATGTTATTCGCCGCCGGCGCGCGGACACGGCATTTGGTGTCGATCGCCTGTTTGGGCATCGCCGTGCTGCCGTTATTGTGGATGGGAATGAGTGCGGAACAAAAGTCGCGGATCGTGACTTTGTTTGTGCAACAGGATTCGGGACGTGCCCCGGCGGGAGATGGTTATCATCTGCATCAATCTAAACAAGTCATCGCCTTGGGAGGCGTCTGGGGAAGTGAAACCACTGGCATGGCGGTCGACGACCCCCGCGCCTATCACCTCCCCGCTGCCCGAACGGACTTTATCTTTTGCATGATCGGCGAACGCTGGGGACTGGTGGGGTGTGCTGTCATGTTGGTTTTGTACCTGTTTCTCTTCGCCCGCGGATTAGCAGTTGCCGCCTCGACCCGCGAACCGTTCGGACGACTGATAGCCGTAGGCATCGTCGCTTTGCTGGCAGCTCAAACGGTGATCAACACCGGCATGGTGGTGGGACTGATGCCGATCACCGGTTTGACATTGCCGCTCGCCAGTTATGGCGGTTCAAGCCTGTTGTTCACCTGCGTGGCGCTGGGTCTGCTGATGAACGTCGCTCTGCGCCCCGGTTATCACATCGCTAGTGAGCCATTCCGCTTCTCGCGCGGGTAA
- a CDS encoding adenylate kinase family protein encodes MMAKKGYDTVLLFGAPGAGKGTQGAILGQIPGFFHLSCGDVFRGLHMNSPEGREIYKYSSQGKLAPNDLTVRIWKRGMDAFTTRSDYKPEEDLLVLDGIPRNVEQAEMIVEHVNVLKLIHLVCPSEEAMMHRMRRRAIRENRADDANETVIRHRFEVYRQETYPVLDHYPSEMISEINAMGSPAEVLQQILNVVVPVQNEHFAKIGHEML; translated from the coding sequence ATGATGGCAAAAAAAGGGTACGACACGGTTTTATTATTTGGCGCACCCGGCGCGGGCAAAGGGACCCAAGGCGCGATTCTTGGGCAAATTCCCGGTTTTTTTCATCTGTCGTGTGGCGATGTCTTTCGCGGCCTGCACATGAATTCCCCTGAAGGGCGGGAGATCTATAAATACAGTTCCCAGGGGAAATTGGCACCCAACGATCTGACGGTGCGGATCTGGAAGCGGGGCATGGACGCATTCACGACCCGGTCGGACTACAAACCGGAGGAAGATTTGCTGGTGCTCGACGGCATTCCGCGGAATGTCGAACAGGCCGAGATGATCGTCGAGCACGTCAACGTTCTCAAGCTGATCCACCTGGTCTGTCCCAGCGAAGAGGCAATGATGCACCGCATGCGACGACGGGCGATTCGCGAAAACCGCGCCGACGACGCCAACGAAACTGTCATCCGCCATCGCTTCGAGGTTTACCGTCAAGAGACGTACCCGGTCTTGGATCACTACCCCAGCGAAATGATCTCCGAAATCAACGCCATGGGTTCCCCGGCAGAGGTACTACAACAAATCCTCAACGTCGTCGTCCCGGTCCAAAACGAACACTTCGCGAAAATCGGGCACGAGATGTTGTAG
- a CDS encoding PSD1 and planctomycete cytochrome C domain-containing protein yields the protein MKLFPRFVLACIVALCGDASACFAKDPTAAELEFFEKKVRPVLATHCYKCHSANKQKGALRLDSRAGLIQGGDTGEAIVPGEPDESLLIESIRYGDDGYQMPPSGKLPAAAINDLTKWVKMGAPWPAEEVPDSTTNNGFDLAERAKHWSFQPLQKTDPPSVQNTTWPRTVADRYILAALEQSGLQPAGEASRRVLIRRLSFAITGLPPTPAEVDAFLKDDTPQASERLVDRLLASPQFGERWGRHWLDLVRYAESHGHEFDFPIHHAWRYRDYVIRALNADVPYDDFVREHIAGDLLPHPRMHPEEQYNESILGTGFWYLGEATHAPVDVRGDEAGRIDNQIDVMAKTFLGITVACARCHDHKFDPITTADYYALAGFLQSSRKDVALLDPHGKIANAAAQLSQLRNKANAEFTTVVPQPSDESAADFAAYLGAAFDFSQTTSESTAGAFAQERGLDPERLNRWIEAVKPTDKDQPAQPDFLFKSLVKSLQQKPQSTFAAWKQDVIAELATAAKTAEDTFANTELFADFNAGDYGDWFVTGTAFGAGPTQAHDSDATSPVAAPAPAGVAHSGQLAGKLQGVLRSPTFTITGNRMFYRMAGRGGRIRLIIDGYYMNEFSGLLFGDMKFDVNTDGRYVWRKQNVGKYLGHQAYIELIDDGDGFVAVDEIRIGNSQPHDTPDPVILELLKSEPLNSAAALSTVAGQRWRTALSKWHAGEADAHDLQLLHWVMAGQLIELPESDWAATTKQWQARADAVPTPIKALALTAGSPEDERIHIRGSHKKLGKVAQRRFLEVLAGPDQPPILNACGRLELAQQIVDPTNPLTARVIVNRVWHHLFGRGIVASVDNFGVLGQPPTHPELLDHLAAEFMADGWSIKRLIRRLVLSRTYQMTSHVTDPAAEETDPENLLLHRMRMQRLEGEAIRDAILLISGRLDSRHFGNSIPIHLTRFMEGRGRPKKDGPLDGDGRRSIYIRVNRNFLSPMMLAFDTPIPFSTVGGRSESNVPAQALILMNDPFVKQQAELWAQRLIDAENDRAQRIQTMYQQAYARPPSTKETETAEAFLISQATAYDIAGEEATNDPRVWADLCHVLITLKEFTFVE from the coding sequence ATGAAACTATTCCCCCGATTTGTGTTGGCCTGCATTGTTGCATTGTGCGGTGACGCGTCTGCGTGTTTCGCTAAAGATCCCACGGCGGCGGAATTGGAGTTTTTTGAGAAAAAAGTGCGGCCGGTGTTGGCGACGCACTGCTACAAATGTCACAGCGCCAATAAACAAAAAGGGGCTTTGCGACTCGACTCGCGGGCGGGGTTGATACAAGGCGGCGATACCGGCGAAGCGATCGTGCCGGGCGAGCCGGACGAGAGTCTGTTGATTGAATCGATCCGGTACGGCGACGACGGCTACCAGATGCCTCCGTCCGGAAAACTGCCGGCCGCTGCCATCAACGATTTGACGAAGTGGGTCAAAATGGGCGCGCCGTGGCCCGCTGAAGAGGTCCCCGACTCAACCACGAACAACGGATTTGATCTCGCTGAGCGCGCCAAACACTGGTCGTTTCAACCGCTGCAAAAAACCGATCCTCCCTCTGTGCAAAATACGACTTGGCCGCGCACGGTCGCCGACCGTTACATTCTGGCAGCATTGGAGCAGAGCGGCCTGCAACCGGCGGGCGAGGCTTCGCGTCGCGTGCTGATTCGGCGTTTATCGTTCGCCATCACCGGACTGCCCCCCACACCGGCAGAAGTCGATGCGTTTCTCAAGGACGATACCCCACAAGCCAGCGAGCGGCTGGTCGATCGATTGTTGGCCTCACCGCAATTCGGAGAACGTTGGGGGCGACATTGGTTGGATCTGGTCCGCTACGCCGAGTCGCACGGTCACGAATTTGATTTTCCGATACATCATGCCTGGCGGTATCGCGATTATGTCATCCGCGCATTGAACGCCGATGTGCCGTACGACGACTTTGTCCGCGAACACATTGCCGGCGATCTCCTGCCGCATCCGCGGATGCACCCGGAGGAACAGTACAACGAATCGATCCTCGGCACCGGGTTTTGGTATTTGGGTGAAGCGACACACGCCCCGGTTGATGTGCGCGGCGACGAAGCGGGTCGCATCGATAACCAGATTGACGTGATGGCCAAGACGTTTCTGGGAATCACCGTCGCCTGTGCCCGCTGCCACGACCACAAGTTTGATCCGATTACGACCGCAGATTACTACGCGCTGGCCGGTTTTCTGCAAAGCTCGCGCAAAGATGTGGCATTACTGGACCCACACGGAAAAATCGCCAACGCTGCTGCCCAGTTGAGCCAGCTGCGCAACAAGGCGAACGCGGAATTCACAACAGTTGTTCCCCAACCGTCGGATGAATCCGCCGCGGATTTTGCCGCGTATCTCGGTGCGGCGTTTGATTTTTCACAAACGACCTCAGAATCAACGGCCGGGGCATTCGCGCAAGAACGGGGGCTCGATCCGGAGCGGCTAAATCGTTGGATCGAAGCCGTCAAACCGACGGACAAGGATCAACCCGCGCAGCCCGATTTCCTATTTAAGTCACTCGTCAAAAGTCTGCAACAAAAACCGCAATCAACTTTTGCCGCTTGGAAACAAGACGTCATTGCCGAGTTGGCGACAGCTGCAAAAACGGCTGAGGACACGTTTGCCAACACCGAGCTGTTCGCCGATTTTAATGCGGGTGACTACGGCGATTGGTTTGTCACGGGAACTGCGTTTGGCGCGGGTCCGACCCAGGCACATGACAGCGATGCAACGTCTCCCGTAGCAGCACCCGCGCCGGCGGGCGTGGCCCATAGCGGACAATTGGCAGGCAAACTGCAAGGCGTGCTGCGGTCGCCGACGTTTACGATCACCGGCAATCGAATGTTCTATCGCATGGCGGGCCGCGGAGGGCGGATTCGGTTGATCATCGATGGCTACTACATGAACGAATTCAGCGGGCTGCTGTTTGGGGATATGAAATTCGACGTCAACACCGATGGCCGTTATGTTTGGCGAAAGCAGAACGTCGGCAAGTATCTGGGCCATCAGGCCTACATCGAACTGATCGACGATGGCGACGGATTTGTGGCAGTCGATGAAATTCGGATTGGCAACAGCCAACCGCACGACACGCCTGACCCGGTGATTCTTGAATTGCTAAAAAGCGAACCGCTCAATTCGGCCGCTGCACTCAGTACCGTTGCCGGGCAGCGCTGGCGAACCGCGCTATCGAAGTGGCACGCGGGCGAGGCTGATGCGCATGACCTGCAGTTGTTGCACTGGGTCATGGCTGGGCAATTGATTGAACTGCCTGAAAGCGATTGGGCGGCCACGACCAAGCAATGGCAGGCACGCGCCGACGCGGTCCCCACTCCGATCAAAGCCTTGGCCCTCACCGCTGGTTCGCCGGAAGATGAACGGATTCATATTCGCGGCAGCCACAAAAAACTGGGCAAAGTTGCGCAACGACGATTTTTGGAGGTTCTTGCCGGACCTGATCAACCACCAATCCTCAACGCGTGCGGACGTTTAGAATTGGCACAGCAGATCGTCGATCCCACAAATCCGCTCACGGCTCGGGTGATCGTCAATCGCGTGTGGCATCACCTGTTTGGCCGGGGAATTGTGGCTTCGGTCGATAACTTTGGTGTGCTGGGGCAGCCACCGACACATCCGGAACTGCTCGACCACCTCGCGGCGGAATTCATGGCCGATGGTTGGTCGATCAAACGTTTGATTCGCCGGTTGGTCTTATCGCGGACGTATCAAATGACGAGCCACGTCACCGATCCGGCGGCCGAAGAGACCGATCCAGAGAATCTACTGCTGCACCGCATGCGGATGCAACGTCTCGAAGGAGAGGCGATTCGTGATGCGATCTTGCTGATTTCCGGACGGCTCGACAGCCGACACTTCGGCAACAGCATTCCCATCCACCTGACCCGATTCATGGAAGGCCGCGGACGTCCCAAAAAAGACGGCCCGCTCGACGGCGACGGGCGGCGCAGTATTTATATTCGCGTGAACCGCAATTTCCTCTCGCCAATGATGCTGGCCTTCGACACCCCCATCCCCTTCAGCACCGTCGGCGGTCGCTCGGAATCGAACGTCCCCGCGCAAGCCTTGATCTTGATGAACGACCCCTTCGTGAAACAACAGGCCGAGTTGTGGGCCCAGCGGTTGATTGATGCTGAAAACGATCGTGCCCAGCGGATTCAAACGATGTACCAACAAGCCTACGCCCGTCCGCCGAGCACGAAAGAGACTGAAACGGCGGAGGCGTTTTTGATATCACAAGCAACAGCCTACGACATCGCTGGCGAGGAAGCCACAAACGATCCACGCGTGTGGGCCGATTTATGCCATGTACTGATAACGCTCAAAGAGTTTACGTTTGTGGAGTGA
- a CDS encoding thioredoxin family protein: MNVTPFSLVLGGIITIACAADADETCCPCPRSQRSATCTRSPRHPAATAKAMTPATEILAFEADWCGPCQKMAPVLAQLEKQGLKIRRIDVDKDRAMTRKFRVTSLPTMVKLIRGREAGRLVGMTSADQVTILAGKVAQASGLGGKAKFAESATDCPACCESEHCCADALCEIPAATEVETLLRATYAVPHDKAAALVGLLEKTTQVSMETKIADGKLTITTTPAAQRTIGAFINAFLRDSSVSPLSACSS; encoded by the coding sequence ATGAATGTAACGCCTTTCAGTCTCGTACTCGGCGGAATCATCACGATCGCCTGTGCCGCCGATGCGGACGAAACCTGTTGCCCCTGCCCCAGGAGTCAACGCTCCGCGACCTGTACACGTTCCCCACGACATCCCGCAGCAACAGCCAAGGCGATGACGCCCGCGACAGAGATCCTCGCCTTCGAGGCTGATTGGTGTGGACCATGTCAAAAGATGGCACCGGTGCTGGCCCAATTGGAAAAGCAGGGCCTGAAGATTCGGCGAATCGATGTTGATAAAGACCGGGCGATGACCCGCAAGTTTCGGGTGACATCGCTGCCCACCATGGTGAAGTTAATCCGCGGACGCGAAGCGGGCCGGTTAGTGGGAATGACTTCTGCCGATCAAGTCACCATCTTGGCTGGCAAAGTCGCTCAGGCTTCCGGTTTGGGCGGGAAAGCGAAGTTCGCTGAATCTGCCACCGACTGTCCTGCCTGCTGCGAGTCTGAGCACTGTTGTGCGGACGCACTCTGTGAAATCCCGGCGGCGACCGAGGTCGAAACGTTGCTGCGGGCGACCTATGCGGTCCCACACGACAAAGCGGCCGCGCTGGTCGGTCTGCTGGAGAAAACCACCCAGGTTTCGATGGAAACCAAAATTGCCGATGGCAAATTGACCATCACAACCACGCCGGCAGCGCAGCGGACGATTGGCGCGTTTATCAATGCCTTCCTCCGCGATTCGTCTGTGTCCCCGCTGTCGGCGTGTTCCTCATAA
- a CDS encoding DUF1501 domain-containing protein — MSHCRQFIEQPICRREMLLRCANGFGGLALAGLFGETVSAGKTSSDKNPFAPKEPHFAPKAKSVIYLYMDGGPSQVDTFDPKPALDKHDGKDPHSVLKVEPTQFDAVGKVMRSPWKFKKHGESGLPVSSLFPHIATHMDDLCVINSMVAQFPEHTNANYFLHTGHGIQGRPSMGAWASYGLGSENQDLPGFVVLNGGLIPPGGLDCFNSGFLPATHQGSIFKPSNPPVANIKRSEQNSQLQRNKLALMRNLDAGTLDRVGRVDSLESAIANYELAYRMQMAVPELMDLSGETPATQQLYGMDHDFKQTQIFAAQCLIARRLVERGVRFIELTCPNVGNDRWDQHRNLKEGHEKNALVVDQPIAALLSDLKARGMLDETLVVWSGEFGRTPFAQGKNGRDHNPQGFSLWMAGGGIQGGIRYGATDEFGYHAVENRVEIYDLHATMLHLLGMNHEKLTFRFSGRDMRLTDVHGHVLHDILA; from the coding sequence ATGTCCCATTGCCGACAATTCATCGAACAGCCCATCTGTCGTCGCGAGATGTTGTTGCGCTGCGCCAATGGTTTTGGCGGGTTGGCTTTGGCCGGTTTGTTTGGTGAAACGGTTTCGGCTGGGAAGACATCATCGGACAAAAATCCTTTCGCCCCCAAAGAGCCGCACTTTGCTCCCAAAGCGAAAAGTGTAATCTATCTGTATATGGATGGTGGGCCGTCGCAAGTCGATACATTTGATCCCAAACCGGCGCTCGACAAACATGACGGAAAGGATCCGCACTCGGTTCTGAAGGTCGAACCGACGCAATTCGATGCCGTCGGCAAGGTGATGCGGTCGCCCTGGAAATTCAAAAAACATGGCGAGAGCGGACTGCCGGTCAGTTCGTTGTTTCCGCACATCGCGACACACATGGATGACCTGTGCGTGATCAATTCCATGGTCGCGCAATTCCCGGAACACACCAACGCCAACTATTTTCTGCACACGGGACACGGCATCCAAGGGCGGCCCAGCATGGGGGCCTGGGCCAGTTATGGGCTGGGGAGTGAAAACCAGGACCTGCCCGGTTTCGTCGTGCTCAATGGCGGCTTGATTCCGCCGGGAGGGTTAGATTGCTTCAACAGCGGATTTCTCCCGGCGACGCACCAGGGCTCGATCTTCAAACCCTCGAACCCGCCGGTGGCCAATATCAAACGCAGCGAACAAAACTCGCAATTGCAGCGCAACAAGTTGGCGCTGATGCGAAATTTGGATGCCGGGACGTTGGACCGCGTCGGACGGGTCGACTCTTTGGAATCGGCAATCGCCAACTACGAACTCGCCTACCGGATGCAGATGGCGGTGCCGGAACTGATGGACCTCAGCGGCGAAACCCCGGCGACGCAACAACTGTACGGCATGGACCATGACTTCAAACAAACACAAATATTCGCTGCACAATGCCTGATCGCGCGGCGGCTTGTGGAACGGGGGGTGCGGTTCATTGAGTTGACCTGCCCCAACGTGGGCAATGACCGCTGGGATCAACACCGAAACCTCAAAGAAGGCCACGAAAAAAACGCCCTCGTCGTCGACCAACCGATCGCGGCTTTGTTGTCCGATCTCAAGGCTCGTGGCATGCTGGATGAGACGCTGGTGGTCTGGTCAGGCGAATTCGGCCGCACCCCGTTTGCACAAGGGAAAAACGGCCGGGACCACAATCCACAGGGGTTTTCGCTGTGGATGGCCGGCGGGGGGATCCAAGGGGGAATCCGCTATGGTGCCACCGACGAATTTGGCTATCATGCGGTCGAAAATCGCGTCGAAATCTATGATCTACACGCCACGATGTTGCACCTGTTGGGCATGAATCACGAAAAGTTGACGTTCCGTTTTTCCGGCCGCGACATGCGACTGACCGATGTCCATGGGCATGTGTTGCATGATATTTTGGCGTGA